GGTTGCCTCGCTGGATTGCGCGCCTAGATACCGAGTCCCTGACCACCCGAGGAACGCTCCCATGGAAATGCCGAAGTACAAGAACGCGCTGATCGTTGGCGCCGGAGAAGGCCTGAGTGCATCGCTGGCGCGTCTGTTCGCGCGCGAAGGCATCAAGGTCGCGCTCGCCGCCCGAAAGATCGAAAAGCTCGGCGCGCTCTGCACCGAGACCGGCGCCCGCGCCTTTGCCTGCGACGCCACCAGCGCTGAGGATGTCGAGCGGCTGTTCGGCCTGGTCGAACGCGAAATCGGCGTACCTGACCTCGTCGTCTACAACGCCAGCGGGCGGGCCCGCGGCGCCTTCGTCGATCTGGTGCCATCAGACGTCGCGCAGGCGATCGCGGTTTCGGCGTTCGGTGGCTTTCTGGTGGCGCAGCAGGCGGTGCAGCGCATGCTGCCCAACAAGCACGGCGCCATCCTGTTCACCGGCGCGTCCGCCAGCGTCAAGGGCTATGCGCAATCGGCGCCGTTCGCGATGGGCAAGTTCGCGCTGCGGGGGCTCGCCCAGAGCATGGCGCGCGAACTGTCGCCGCTGGGCATCCACATCGCGCACTTCGTCATCGACGGCGGTATCCGCAGCGCAGCCCGAACCGAGTCCGCCGACCGTCCGGACTCGATGCTCGATCCCGATGCCATTGCATTGAGCTACTGGAATGTGCTGCAACAGCCACGCAGCGCCTGGAGCTGGGAGCTGGAGCTGCGGCCGTGGGTCGAGAAGTTTTAGAGCGAATAACCATCACCGTCATTCCGGGGCGCATCGAAGATGCGAACCCGGAATCTCGAGATTCCGGGTCTGGTCCTTCGGACCATCCCGGAATGACGGGCCAAATAAGAAACTGGGGGAATCATGACCATCGAGACCAAGATCGACACCGGCACCGACGAACTGCTGTGCGTGATCCGCGACCGCGTCGCCATCATCACGCTGAACCGGCCCGAGGCGCGCAACGCGATGTCGGATAATCTGACGCCGGCCTTGCGCAACATGATCAAGTCGTGCGGCGAGAATCCCGATGTCGGCGTGCTGCTGCTGACCGGCGCCGGCACGGCGTTCTGCGCTGGCGGCAACGTCAAGGGCATGGGCGCGAACCGCGACAAGAAGAAGCTGGAAATGTCCGCTGACGAGAGAGTCGCCGACCTGCAGGAGCGGCAACGTCTGCTGACCGGTGCGTTGGTCTCGGTGCGCAAGCCGACCATTGCCGCCCTGCCCGGCCCCGCGGTCGGCGCAGGATTGGCGCTGGCGATGGCCTGCGACATGCGGATCGCCGCGCAATCGGCCTTCCTTTCCACCGGCTATCTCAAGGTGGGCCTGAGCGGCGATTACGGTATCGCCTGGCTGCTGACGCGGCTGGTCGGCACCTCGCGCGCGCGGGAACTGATGTTCACCTGCGAACGGGTCGACGCTTCGAGGTGCGAAGCCATCGGCCTTGTCAATCGCGTGGTGCCGGACGACAGGCTACAGGCGGAGGCTTTCGCGCTCGCCAAATCGATCGCCGACGGACCGACGATCGCGATCCGCTACATGAAGGACAATCTCGACGAAGCCTTGATGTTCGACTTCGCCACCGCGCGCGACCACGAGGCCGAACGCATGATCCGCTGCCAGGTGACCGCGGATCACAAGGAGGCCGTGCAGGCGTTTGTGGAGAAGCGCAAGGCGGTGTTCAAGGGCGCTTGAGGCATCGATCGCGCCAGTCCGCGACCCGGCCGATCGGATACGGAGAAAATAGCCCGGTTCCGGTTACCGCCAGAACCGGGCTTAGTTCCTGTCAGCTCGCAAGAGGAGGGATTGCGAGCTGGCGGGAGGCGGCGGCGAGTTTCCAGCTTGCGCAGGGAATTTCGCGCGGCTGGATATCGATCTGTTTTTCGAAGCGCACCAGCTTCCAGTCGCCGGGGCTGGGCATGAAGGCGTAGCCGGCCTTGCGGGCAAGGCCGATCATCTGTTCGTTGGAGCGCAGGGTGTCGCCAAAAATCCGTTCCGCGCCGAACGACGCCGCGCGGCATTCGAGATTTTTCAACAGCGCCTTGCCGATGCCGTGACCCTGCCAGCGGTCGTCGATCGACAGGCCGAATTCGATGCTGGAAGTCTCGGCATGGAAGGCGTAGCGAACTTCGCCGACGATGGTCTCGTATCCGTCGAACATCATGGTCGCGACCGCACTGAACTGCTCGGCCTCGCCGACATGGATAAAGTGTTCGAGCAGGGTCGGCGGCAACTCGCCCATCGCGCCGAGGAAGCGGTTGTAACGGGAGCGGGTCGTCAGCGAACGGAAATAGGCCTGTAGCGGCCCGGCGTCGCGCGGCTCGACGAAGCGCACGGTGACCGCATCGCCGCTACGCGCACGCAGCGTGTCGGAATATTGCCTGAGATCGTCGAAACGCAGGGTGGTCATGGCACGCTCTCTCGATCTTCAAAAATTCCGGATCGTCAAGAAAATCGCCGGCGTCCCTCTGATGAGGCGACGCCGGCTTGGCTGCCCTAGGCCTGCCAGAACGGTTTTGAGGTCTCGTAGATCGCGTCGCCCGTGGACAGGCCGATGTCGTGGAGATCCCGGTCGGACCACTGCGCCAGTTCGCGGCGCGCCTCGTAGCGCTGCCGCCAGACATGGAGGGTGTCGGCCAACTGGGCCAATACGCCCTGTCTATGATGATTTATCATCGAGTCATGTGTGAAAGTGGACATTTGAAACTCCATTAGCTAATCTATTGCGGCCAATATCTGCCCCATCCGGCCCGTTCACAAACGACACTTTGTACCGATTCGCATGATATAAACTCATGCATTTGGGAATGCGGAAATGACTGCCAGGCTGCCCTCGCTGAATGGATTGCGCGCCTTCGAGGCCGCGGCCCGGCATTTGAGCTTCACCCAGGCGGCGTCCGAGCTGAACGTGACGCAGACCGCGATCAGCCACCAGATCAAGCGGCTGGAAGAGGAACTCGGAATTCCCTTGTTCATCCGCCAGAACCGCGCGCTGGCCCTGACGCCACAGGCCACCGATTATCTCCCCGGCATCCGCGCCGCGTTCAACGATTTGCGGCTCGCCACCGACCGGCTGTTGCGCAAGGACGACGACCGCGTGCTGACGGTCTCGACCTTGGCCTCGCTCGCCGCCAAATGGCTTTTGCCGCGGCTGACCGCGTTCCAGGACGAACATCACGGCATCGACGTGCGCATCACCACCTCGACCAGCCTGGTCGATTTCCGGCGCGACAATGTCGACGCAGCGATCCGCTACGGCCGCGGCCAGTGGCCGGGGCTGCGCGCCGACTGGCTGATGGCGGACGAACTGTTCCCGGTGTGCAGCCCGAGCCTGCTGAAGGGCAACAAGCCGCTGAAATGCCCCGAGGACCTCCGGGACCATGTGCTGCTGCACACCTCTAACGCCAACAGCGACGACTGGCGGCTGTGGCTGTGGGCGGCGGGTCTGCCGGCCGACTTTTCCAAACAGCCGGGTGTCACCTTCGACATGATCTTCATGACCGTGCAGGCCGCGATCGACGGCCTCGGCGTCGCGATGGGCCGCACCGCCTATGTGCAGGAAGACATCGCCAGGGGCCGGCTCGTGGTTCCCTTCAAGATCACGCTGCCGATCGATGCCGGCTTCTACCTGGTCTCGCCTGCGGGCCGAACGGATCCGCCGAAACTATCGGCGTTCCGGCAATGGCTGGTGGCCTCGGCCCAAGCGAAACCCTGAAAATCCGGTATCCCCCGTTGCCGTGGCCGCGCTTGCGATTTGCGGTTGGTCAGGCCGCGCAGGCGTGGCAGATTGCCACACCAAGACAGGATAACTGTCTCGGCTGGCGGAATTTTCGCCGGAGTCCAAACGGGGGAAACAGCGAACATGTCGCATACGGGTAATTCGGAAACACCGCAGATCAAATCGCGTATCGGCGCCATCCTGCGCGCCACCAGCGGCAATTTCCTCGAGCAGTTCGACTTCTTCCTGTTCGGCTTTTACGCGTCCTACATCGCCAAGGCGTTCTTCCCGTCAGAGAACGAGACCGCCGCTCTGCTCAACACCTTCGGCGTATTCTGGCTGGGCGCCCTGATGCGTCCAGTCGGCGCAATCGTGCTCGGCGCCTATATCGACCGGATCGGCCGCCGCAAGGGGCTCATTGTCACGCTGGCGATCATGGCACTCGGCACGGTAACGATCGCCTTCTGTCCGACCTATGCTACCATCGGCGTGGCCGCTCCGGCCATCGTGCTGATCGGCCGCCTGCTGCAGGGCTTCTCTGCCGGTGTCGAACTTGGCGGCGTGTCGGTCTACCTCGCGGAGATTTCCACCCCCGGAAACCGCGGCTTCTACACCTCGTTCCAGTCCGCCAGCCAGCAGGTCGCGATCTTCGTCGCCGCGATCATCGGCTTCGCGTTGAGCGAGGCCATGCCGGCGGCAACCGTGGCGGCATGGGGATGGCGAATTCCGTTCTTCATCGGCTGCCTGATCATTCCCTTCATTTTCTTCCTGCGGCGGACGCTGGAGGAAACGCCGGCGTTCCTGGCGATGAAGAAGCACCCGAGCACGTCGGAAGTCTTCAGCTCGGCGGCGGTCAACTGGAAGATCATCGTGCTCGGCATGATGATGGCCGTCCTGACCACCACGACCTTCTACTTCGTCACCGTCTACACGCCGACCTTTGGCAAGACGGTGCTGAAGCTCTCGACGCAGGAGGCCCTGATCGTCACCCTTCTGGTGGCGGTCATGAATTTCATCTGGAATCCGGTCGGCGGCGCGGTATCCGACCGTATCGGCCGCAAGCCGGTGCTGCTGACGATTGCCTGCCTATCGTTGGTGACAGCCTACCCCGCGCTGCACTGGCTTGTCGCCGCGCCGACCTTCGGCAAGATGCTGGCGGTCGAAATGATGTTCTCGTTCTATTTCGGCGTCTACAGCGGCACCATGCTCGGCGCGCTGGTCGAGGTGGTGCCGGCGCATGTCCGCACCACCTGTTTCTCGCTGGCCTTTGCGCTTGCCGCCGGCCTGTTCGGCACCTTCACGCCGTTTGCCTCGACCTGGCTGATCGACCATACCGGCGACAAGGCCGCTCCCGGCTACTGGCTGATGTGTGCGGCCACGCTCGGCATCGTCGCGGCCCTCATCATCTATCGCGGCGGCAAGACCATCGCGACCCGAGACGTCGTTCCCGCATAAGCCTCGCGCGAAATCGCCGGGCAAGCCGACGCGCTTGCCCGGCGGCACGTTTGATTTCCATGCAAATGACGATAACAAGAGCGCATGGTGGATTTTAATCGCAAGTTCGATGTGCTGGTGATCGGCGGCGGCAACGCCGCGCTGTGCGCCGCGATCAGCGCCCGGCGTTCGGGCGCTTCCGTGCTGGTGCTGGAAGGCGCGCCGAAATTCTATCGCGGCGGCAATACCCGGCACACCCGCAACATGCGCTGCGCCCATGACGCGGCGACCGAAATCCTCACCGGCCCCTACACCGAAGAAGAGTTCTGGAAGGATTTGCTGCTGGTGACCGGCGGGCAGACCGACGAAGATCTCGCCAAATTCATGATTGGGGAGTCCAAGGACATCCTGAACTGGATCGTCGAACAGGGCGTGCGCTGGCAACCCTCGCTCGGCGGCACGCTGAGTCTTGGCCGCACCAATTCGTTTTTCCTCGGTGGCGGCCGGGCGATGCTGAACGCGCTGTATCTCACCGCCGAAAAACTCGGCGTCGAGATCGCCTACGACGCCGAGGTCACCGGCCTGCAGATCGAGGACGGCATGTTTCTCGGCGCGACGCTGAATCAGCCGGTCGACGGCGTCACCGAAATCCGCGCGTCGGCGCTGGTCGCGGCCGCCGGCGGGTTTGAAGCCAACATCGAGTGGCTGAAGGAATACTGGGGTGATGCCGCCGACAACTTCCTGATCCGCGGCACGCCGTATAACCGCGGTTCGATCCTGAAAATGCTGCTCGACAACGGCGTGCAGGACATCGGCGATCCCACCCAGTGCCACGCGGTCGCCATCGACGCCCGGGCGCCGAAATTCGACGGCGGCATCATCACGCGCCACGACTCGGTGGTGTTCGGCATCGTCGTCAACAAGCTCGCGCAGCGCTTCTACGACGAAGGCGAGGACATCTGGCCGAAGCGCTATGCGATCTGGGGCCGGCTGGTCGCAGCGCAGCCCGACCAGATCGCCTACATCATTTTTGACTCCAGCGTCGTCACAAGTTTCATGCCGACGCTGTTCCCGCCGATCGGAGCCCCGACGGTCGCCGAACTCGCCGGCAAGCTCGAACTCGATCCGGCGGCACTTGAGAGGACCGTCGCCGATTTCAACGCCGCAGTGCAGCCCGGCACCTTCGACCACACCATTCTCGACGATTGCCGTACCGAAGGCATCACACCTGCGAAGACGCATTGGGCGCGCAAAATCGATGCGCCGCCTTATCTGGCTTATCCGGTGCGGCCCGGCATCACCTTCACCTATCTCGGCACCCGCGTGAACAAGCAGTCGCGCATGGTGATGAAGGACGGCAAGCCCGCCGCCAACATGTTCGCCGCCGGCGAGATCATGGCCGGCAACGTGCTCGGCAAGGGCTACGCCGCCGGCATCGGCATGACCATCGGCAGCGTGTTCGGACGGGTGGCGGGACGAGAAGCGGCCAAGAATGCCAAGAATTAGAACAAGAACGAGATGCCGCCCATGGGAGGGTTCATGCCACGCTTCGCGATCGTTTCCACTGCGGCCCTGCTGATGGCGTCGACGCTGGCCAACGCCGCCGAGCCGATCGCGCTGCGCGACATGGGCTCGTTCCATGTCGGCGGCCGCTTGGTCGAAATCAGCGGCAAGCCGGTCAAGGAAGTCACCTTCACGCCGGGCGGCGTGCCGGCCAAGGTCGATCCCAACGGCACCTACCAGGTCGAGCAGATGTACGTGCAGTACTTTCTGCCCGCCAACGAGAAGGGCGCCTATCCGCTGTTGATGTGGCATGGCGGCGGGCTGACCGGCGTCACCTGGGAAACCACGCCCGACGGCCGCGAAGGTTTTCTGAACTATTTCCTGCGCAAGGGCTGGAGCGTCTACAATTCCGACGCCGTCGAGCGCGGCCGCGCCGGCTGGGCGCAATATCCTGATATCTTCAAGGGCGAGCCGGTGTTTCTCACCACCGCCAACCCGTTCGAGCGCTTTCGCATCGGCGACGGGGCGAACTCCTACGATCCGGATCCGGCGAAACGGAAGCTGATGCCGGGCAGCCAGTTCCCGAACGAGGGCTACGAGAATTTCGTCAAGCAGAACGTGCCGCGCTGGACCACCACCGACGACGCGATCGTCGCCGCCTATATCGCCGAGATCGATCGCGTCGGCCCATCGATCATCATGTTCCACAGCCAGGCCGGCAGCTTCGGCTTCAAGGTGGCGCAGGCGCGGCCCGACAAGGTCAAGGCGCTGATCGCAATCGAGCCGGCCGGCGTCGGCGATCCCGCCAAGGCTGATCTGCTGAAGAATATTCCGACCCTGATCGTCTATGGCGATTACATCGAGAAGGATTCGCGCTGGCCGAAGATCCGCGCCACCGGCATCGCGTTCGGCGACAAGATCAAGGCCGCCGGCGGCAGCGTCGATATCGTCGACCTGCCGCAGGTCGGCATCACCGGCAATTCGCACATGCTGATGATGGACAAGAACAACGCCGAGGTCGCCGCCCTGATCCAGAAATGGCTCGAAGGCAAGGGACTCGTGAAGTAACAGGGCCCGGTATCGGGCAGGAAGCAACGCAAGATGCACGGAACGCGAATTCTCGAAGAGGCCGACCGCCTGATGACGGTCTGCAATTCCTGCCGCTATTGCGAGGGCCTCTGCGCGGTATTTCCGGCGATGGAAATGCGCCGCGCGTTTTCCGACGGCGACCTCAATTACCTCGCCAACCTCTGCCATGCCTGCGGCGCCTGCTACACCGACTGCCAGTTCGCGCCGCCGCATCAATTCGACGTCAATGTGCCGAAGACGCTCGCGGTGGCGCGCAATGAATCCTATGCCGCCTATGTCTGGCCGCGCGCCTTTGCCGGCGCGTTCGCGCGCAACGGGCTCGTCATCAGCCTCGTTGCCGCGCTTAGCGTCGCCGCCTTCATCTTCGGCTTTGCCGCGTTCACCGACCGGCAGGTGCTGTTCGGCGTCCACACCGGTGCGGGCGCGTTCTACAAATTGATGCCGCACAATGCGATGGCCGCCTTGTTCGGCGCCGCCTTTCTCTATGCGATCGCAGCACTGCTGATGGGCGTCCGCGCGTTCTGGCATGACATCGGCGAACCCATCGGCATGAAGACCGACGCCCGCGCGCTGTTGCAGGCGATGCGGGATGCCGGCGAACTGCGCTATCTCGACGGCGGCGGGGTCGGCTGCTTCAACGACGACGACAAACCGACAGACCGCCGCAAGATATTTCACCACCTGACCTTCTACGGCTTTGGCCTGTGCTTCGCCGCCACCTGCGTCGCCACGCTCTATCATTACCTGTTCGCCCGCGAGGCGCCCTATGCGTGGTGGGACCTGCCGGTGGTGCTGGGCACGCTCGGCGGCATCGGCCTCCTGATCGGGCCGATCGGCCTGCTGATCGAGAAGCGGAAGCGCGATCCGGTACTGGTCGACGCGACGCAGATGGGCATGGACACAGCCTTCATCGCGATGCTGTTCCTGACCAGCCTGACCGGGATCGCGTTATTGCTGTTGCGCGATACATCAGCGATGGGGCCGCTGCTGGCGCTGCATCTCGGCGTGGTGTTCTCGCTGTTCGTCACCATGCCCTACGGCAAATTTGTCCACGGCATCTATCGATACGTTGCCCTGGTGCGGTATGCACGGGAGCGGCAGATGATGACGCATGGGACGGGGGAGTAAGGGCAATCGCCCCCCCGATCGGTTGAGCCTGGCGAAACCCCTCGATGGCGGGGCACCAAGGTGATGGGTTTCGCGGTGCTTAACCGATCCTACGATTTCGCAAAATCAAAACAGCGGCGGAACCTGCGCCACCCTGATCGGGCCGAAAAACACCACGCCGTCGACGAAGCGCAGCGGGAAGGCGCGGGCCTTCTTGCCTTCGAGTTCAGCCGCGGTGCCGAGCGAATTGATGCCGGCGGCGACGCCGACATTGGCGTTCTGCTTGACGACCTTGCCGAGACCCGGGATCGCCTTGTCGAGCGCGCCAAAAAGATTGTTGAGGTCCTGGCTCTTCACGCCCGGCGCCACGCGATCGAGGGTTGCCTGCGGCACGCCCTCCTCCAGCATTTTTTCGATACCCAGCGCCGGAATCACCTTCTCGATACCAGCGACCGTCATCTGCAATTCGCCGTCGATCCGGCCGTTAGTGTTGAGGCTCAGCGTTCCCGCGGCAATTGCGACCAAGTCGCCCTGCTGGATCCGCGACCGCACGATCTCGACATGGCCGCCGGCGGCCTGGATCTCGCGAAACCGCTCCGGCCATGGTTTTGGCGAAAAATCCTTCAGCCCGGTCAGCTTGGTCTGGATGTCGGCGTCGAAGGGGGCTGCCAATAACGGATGCACTTCCTGGATGGTGCCGCCGGCGATCTGCAGCACGGTTTCGATCACCGGATGGTCCTGCGACGAGCCCTCGGCGATGCGGCCGTGCAACTCGACATGACCGGCCTTCGCCAGCGGCGTCTGCACCGGGCCGTTGACGCGGTCGATCGCGGGATTGTCGAACACGATGGAAGCGCGTTGCGGATTGTTCGGCAGTCCGGTGATGCTGCTGCGGCCGGTGGTCCAGTTCACCGTCATCGACGGCGGCTGGCCGCGATCGGCGATCGTCGCCGGCGCCTTGAAGTCAGCGATCAGCAGGTTCGGCTGGTAGATCTGCGCGATCACCATGATTTCGCTTAAGCGCGCGGTGAAGGCCGACGGCGCGCCCGCCGTCTGCGACACCAGCGACACGCTGGCATCGTCACAACTCACTTCGAGCCGGAACGGGTAGCCGGCGACCGAGCGCTTGCCGCAATCATAGACCCGGCCGGATTTGGCTTCCCGTGCCCGCCAGGCGTCGGCGCGGACGCCGACCTCGGAAGCCGCATAGAACCAGAACGCGCTCCAGGCGATGGCGGCGACCACGAGCAAAGCGGGCATGATGAAGAGGCGCCAAAGCGGGCGACGGCGCGGTGCGGGGGTCATATCGGGCATGCGGCGTCCTTTGGCCGTTGATTTTGTCAAATGTAAGCGCTTGGACATCACAACAAAAGGCGTTGAATCCGCTTCGCATTGTCGCCTTGTTCTGGTAGAGCCCTTCTTGTTTGACGCGTTTTCTTTACGCGAACCGGCGTCCACTTCGCTCGAAAACGCTTTGCCCGATGTCCTCGACGACCTTGCAAGAATCGGAATTCCCGACAGGCGACCTCTGGGTGTTCGGCTATGGCTCGCTGATATGGCGGCCGGGCTTCGAATTCCTCGAACGGGTTCCGGCGCGGCTGATCGGCGAGCACCGTGCGCTCTGCGTCTACTCCTTTGTCCACCGCGGCACGCCGGAAAAGCCCGGCCTGGTGCTCGGGCTGGATCGCGGCGGCGCCTGTCGCGGCATCGCATTCCGGGTCGCCGAAAAGAACCGCACCGCCACCATCGCCTATTTGCGCGAGCGCGAGCAGGTGACCTCGGTCTATCGCGAGGTGCAACGTTC
The Bradyrhizobium sp. KBS0727 genome window above contains:
- a CDS encoding SDR family NAD(P)-dependent oxidoreductase, with translation MEMPKYKNALIVGAGEGLSASLARLFAREGIKVALAARKIEKLGALCTETGARAFACDATSAEDVERLFGLVEREIGVPDLVVYNASGRARGAFVDLVPSDVAQAIAVSAFGGFLVAQQAVQRMLPNKHGAILFTGASASVKGYAQSAPFAMGKFALRGLAQSMARELSPLGIHIAHFVIDGGIRSAARTESADRPDSMLDPDAIALSYWNVLQQPRSAWSWELELRPWVEKF
- a CDS encoding enoyl-CoA hydratase; translated protein: MTIETKIDTGTDELLCVIRDRVAIITLNRPEARNAMSDNLTPALRNMIKSCGENPDVGVLLLTGAGTAFCAGGNVKGMGANRDKKKLEMSADERVADLQERQRLLTGALVSVRKPTIAALPGPAVGAGLALAMACDMRIAAQSAFLSTGYLKVGLSGDYGIAWLLTRLVGTSRARELMFTCERVDASRCEAIGLVNRVVPDDRLQAEAFALAKSIADGPTIAIRYMKDNLDEALMFDFATARDHEAERMIRCQVTADHKEAVQAFVEKRKAVFKGA
- a CDS encoding GNAT family N-acetyltransferase; protein product: MTTLRFDDLRQYSDTLRARSGDAVTVRFVEPRDAGPLQAYFRSLTTRSRYNRFLGAMGELPPTLLEHFIHVGEAEQFSAVATMMFDGYETIVGEVRYAFHAETSSIEFGLSIDDRWQGHGIGKALLKNLECRAASFGAERIFGDTLRSNEQMIGLARKAGYAFMPSPGDWKLVRFEKQIDIQPREIPCASWKLAAASRQLAIPPLAS
- a CDS encoding DUF1127 domain-containing protein — protein: MSTFTHDSMINHHRQGVLAQLADTLHVWRQRYEARRELAQWSDRDLHDIGLSTGDAIYETSKPFWQA
- a CDS encoding transcriptional regulator GcvA; this translates as MTARLPSLNGLRAFEAAARHLSFTQAASELNVTQTAISHQIKRLEEELGIPLFIRQNRALALTPQATDYLPGIRAAFNDLRLATDRLLRKDDDRVLTVSTLASLAAKWLLPRLTAFQDEHHGIDVRITTSTSLVDFRRDNVDAAIRYGRGQWPGLRADWLMADELFPVCSPSLLKGNKPLKCPEDLRDHVLLHTSNANSDDWRLWLWAAGLPADFSKQPGVTFDMIFMTVQAAIDGLGVAMGRTAYVQEDIARGRLVVPFKITLPIDAGFYLVSPAGRTDPPKLSAFRQWLVASAQAKP
- a CDS encoding MFS transporter, producing the protein MSHTGNSETPQIKSRIGAILRATSGNFLEQFDFFLFGFYASYIAKAFFPSENETAALLNTFGVFWLGALMRPVGAIVLGAYIDRIGRRKGLIVTLAIMALGTVTIAFCPTYATIGVAAPAIVLIGRLLQGFSAGVELGGVSVYLAEISTPGNRGFYTSFQSASQQVAIFVAAIIGFALSEAMPAATVAAWGWRIPFFIGCLIIPFIFFLRRTLEETPAFLAMKKHPSTSEVFSSAAVNWKIIVLGMMMAVLTTTTFYFVTVYTPTFGKTVLKLSTQEALIVTLLVAVMNFIWNPVGGAVSDRIGRKPVLLTIACLSLVTAYPALHWLVAAPTFGKMLAVEMMFSFYFGVYSGTMLGALVEVVPAHVRTTCFSLAFALAAGLFGTFTPFASTWLIDHTGDKAAPGYWLMCAATLGIVAALIIYRGGKTIATRDVVPA
- the tcuA gene encoding FAD-dependent tricarballylate dehydrogenase TcuA — protein: MVDFNRKFDVLVIGGGNAALCAAISARRSGASVLVLEGAPKFYRGGNTRHTRNMRCAHDAATEILTGPYTEEEFWKDLLLVTGGQTDEDLAKFMIGESKDILNWIVEQGVRWQPSLGGTLSLGRTNSFFLGGGRAMLNALYLTAEKLGVEIAYDAEVTGLQIEDGMFLGATLNQPVDGVTEIRASALVAAAGGFEANIEWLKEYWGDAADNFLIRGTPYNRGSILKMLLDNGVQDIGDPTQCHAVAIDARAPKFDGGIITRHDSVVFGIVVNKLAQRFYDEGEDIWPKRYAIWGRLVAAQPDQIAYIIFDSSVVTSFMPTLFPPIGAPTVAELAGKLELDPAALERTVADFNAAVQPGTFDHTILDDCRTEGITPAKTHWARKIDAPPYLAYPVRPGITFTYLGTRVNKQSRMVMKDGKPAANMFAAGEIMAGNVLGKGYAAGIGMTIGSVFGRVAGREAAKNAKN
- a CDS encoding esterase is translated as MPRFAIVSTAALLMASTLANAAEPIALRDMGSFHVGGRLVEISGKPVKEVTFTPGGVPAKVDPNGTYQVEQMYVQYFLPANEKGAYPLLMWHGGGLTGVTWETTPDGREGFLNYFLRKGWSVYNSDAVERGRAGWAQYPDIFKGEPVFLTTANPFERFRIGDGANSYDPDPAKRKLMPGSQFPNEGYENFVKQNVPRWTTTDDAIVAAYIAEIDRVGPSIIMFHSQAGSFGFKVAQARPDKVKALIAIEPAGVGDPAKADLLKNIPTLIVYGDYIEKDSRWPKIRATGIAFGDKIKAAGGSVDIVDLPQVGITGNSHMLMMDKNNAEVAALIQKWLEGKGLVK
- the tcuB gene encoding tricarballylate utilization 4Fe-4S protein TcuB, with translation MHGTRILEEADRLMTVCNSCRYCEGLCAVFPAMEMRRAFSDGDLNYLANLCHACGACYTDCQFAPPHQFDVNVPKTLAVARNESYAAYVWPRAFAGAFARNGLVISLVAALSVAAFIFGFAAFTDRQVLFGVHTGAGAFYKLMPHNAMAALFGAAFLYAIAALLMGVRAFWHDIGEPIGMKTDARALLQAMRDAGELRYLDGGGVGCFNDDDKPTDRRKIFHHLTFYGFGLCFAATCVATLYHYLFAREAPYAWWDLPVVLGTLGGIGLLIGPIGLLIEKRKRDPVLVDATQMGMDTAFIAMLFLTSLTGIALLLLRDTSAMGPLLALHLGVVFSLFVTMPYGKFVHGIYRYVALVRYARERQMMTHGTGE
- a CDS encoding DUF2125 domain-containing protein translates to MPDMTPAPRRRPLWRLFIMPALLVVAAIAWSAFWFYAASEVGVRADAWRAREAKSGRVYDCGKRSVAGYPFRLEVSCDDASVSLVSQTAGAPSAFTARLSEIMVIAQIYQPNLLIADFKAPATIADRGQPPSMTVNWTTGRSSITGLPNNPQRASIVFDNPAIDRVNGPVQTPLAKAGHVELHGRIAEGSSQDHPVIETVLQIAGGTIQEVHPLLAAPFDADIQTKLTGLKDFSPKPWPERFREIQAAGGHVEIVRSRIQQGDLVAIAAGTLSLNTNGRIDGELQMTVAGIEKVIPALGIEKMLEEGVPQATLDRVAPGVKSQDLNNLFGALDKAIPGLGKVVKQNANVGVAAGINSLGTAAELEGKKARAFPLRFVDGVVFFGPIRVAQVPPLF
- a CDS encoding gamma-glutamylcyclotransferase; translated protein: MSSTTLQESEFPTGDLWVFGYGSLIWRPGFEFLERVPARLIGEHRALCVYSFVHRGTPEKPGLVLGLDRGGACRGIAFRVAEKNRTATIAYLREREQVTSVYREVQRSVWLENEARLRVSALAYVVDRGHVQYAGRLTLADQLRHVLQGHGQSGINRDYVLATVKAIEAEGFRDPQLHQLAMMLHDQHVLRDGDRGR